In the Palaeococcus pacificus DY20341 genome, one interval contains:
- a CDS encoding ferritin family protein, translating to MLGLNPISISREKPLSKEEVAQALRWAIMAELDAINFYKQFAEFVEDENIRKIFLDIAREEKAHVGEFMALLLHLDPEQVSELKDGFEEVEELTGIKVKLGEK from the coding sequence ATGTTAGGACTAAATCCCATTTCCATAAGCAGAGAAAAGCCTCTATCTAAAGAGGAAGTTGCCCAAGCTTTAAGATGGGCTATAATGGCAGAGTTGGATGCGATAAATTTCTATAAGCAGTTTGCTGAGTTTGTCGAAGATGAGAATATCAGAAAGATCTTCTTAGATATTGCGAGAGAAGAAAAAGCCCACGTTGGCGAGTTTATGGCCCTCCTCTTGCATTTAGATCCAGAGCAGGTGAGCGAGCTTAAAGATGGTTTTGAAGAAGTTGAAGAGCTTACCGGCATTAAGGTCAAGTTGGGAGAAAAGTAG
- a CDS encoding ferritin family protein, producing the protein MVEKDMLEVYELEKKASKKYMQEVKRLNEEKYRPIRALLVKLAIDSVIHKHLMEALLKSYREVRGLVKEIEAYKYIGPEEFVILKGFGEVIFPMPQDPRKKMGIDELVDEYLTEALEAPPLSEEYTTALEMIAQIHLESEKKMKEIYASLAKKELHPIFRDILSCIEKDEEQHYRILKKLTEISKKRRIAILRTYVHHLRVHLPIKQKFIVCL; encoded by the coding sequence ATGGTAGAAAAAGATATGTTAGAGGTATATGAACTTGAAAAGAAAGCATCTAAAAAGTATATGCAGGAAGTCAAAAGACTTAACGAAGAGAAATATCGGCCAATTAGGGCCCTTTTAGTCAAGCTTGCAATTGATAGCGTGATACACAAGCATTTAATGGAAGCTCTTTTGAAGTCGTATAGGGAAGTTAGAGGGTTAGTAAAAGAAATTGAAGCATACAAATATATCGGGCCTGAAGAGTTCGTTATATTAAAGGGTTTTGGAGAAGTCATCTTCCCGATGCCCCAAGATCCCAGAAAAAAGATGGGCATCGATGAGCTGGTAGACGAGTATCTCACTGAAGCGCTGGAGGCACCTCCTCTTTCGGAAGAGTATACCACCGCGCTTGAGATGATAGCACAAATTCATCTCGAAAGCGAGAAAAAAATGAAGGAAATCTATGCTAGCTTGGCTAAAAAAGAGCTACATCCCATTTTTAGAGATATTCTAAGTTGCATAGAAAAGGATGAAGAACAGCACTACAGGATATTAAAAAAGCTCACTGAGATCTCAAAAAAAAGAAGAATAGCAATCTTAAGGACCTATGTGCATCATTTGAGAGTACATCTCCCAATCAAGCAAAAGTTCATAGTCTGCCTTTAG
- a CDS encoding iron-sulfur cluster assembly protein has translation MAFLDFLKDKKRKGVNENLPPEVKRVVSILEQVKDPETGLNIVEEGLVYGLTVEGKKVMVWLFLARSTPECHFCQAIAMNVQRRILKDIISALKKEGFNRIEVYNEIGLLLEEWGEKYGRS, from the coding sequence ATGGCCTTTTTAGATTTTTTAAAGGATAAGAAGAGAAAGGGGGTTAATGAAAACCTGCCACCAGAGGTAAAACGGGTGGTCTCTATACTGGAGCAGGTTAAAGACCCTGAAACAGGCTTAAACATTGTGGAAGAAGGCTTGGTTTATGGTTTAACGGTTGAAGGTAAAAAGGTCATGGTGTGGCTTTTCCTTGCGAGGTCAACCCCTGAATGTCATTTTTGTCAAGCTATAGCTATGAATGTTCAAAGGAGAATTTTGAAAGACATTATCTCGGCCCTTAAAAAGGAAGGTTTTAATAGAATCGAGGTGTATAATGAGATAGGGCTTTTGCTTGAAGAATGGGGTGAAAAATATGGTCGAAGTTGA
- a CDS encoding lysine exporter LysO family protein yields MSFLYLVLTSLFLGLLVGKYTTLDFGNLSSIMLYLLIFIIGLDVGRSKGLREEIKKLGRIALILPVATVFGSLLGGLLASLLAGFSLKWGLAISAGFGWYSLTGPLLTQYSPIYGVIGFLANLTREVLTIIFYPLVIKKVPKELAVSMGGATTMDSTLPVLVKFGGREITLIAFVHGFILTALAPFLISLIIQL; encoded by the coding sequence ATGAGCTTTCTTTACCTTGTATTAACGTCTCTCTTCCTCGGCCTGCTGGTAGGTAAGTATACCACGCTCGATTTTGGCAATCTCTCGAGTATAATGCTTTACCTCCTGATTTTCATAATAGGTCTCGATGTCGGGAGGAGCAAGGGATTAAGAGAAGAAATCAAAAAGCTTGGCAGAATTGCTCTAATTCTTCCTGTAGCTACAGTATTTGGCTCACTTTTAGGGGGTCTTTTGGCTTCTCTTCTGGCTGGATTTTCCTTAAAGTGGGGGCTGGCCATCTCTGCAGGTTTTGGATGGTACAGCTTAACTGGTCCACTATTAACTCAATACTCACCAATTTATGGAGTCATAGGTTTTCTAGCCAATTTAACAAGAGAAGTCTTGACGATAATTTTCTATCCTCTAGTGATAAAAAAAGTGCCAAAAGAGCTGGCAGTTTCGATGGGGGGAGCAACCACAATGGACTCAACGCTACCTGTGCTGGTCAAGTTTGGAGGAAGGGAAATAACGCTGATAGCCTTTGTTCATGGGTTCATCCTCACGGCATTAGCACCTTTCTTGATTTCGCTTATAATTCAGCTTTAG
- a CDS encoding iron-sulfur cluster assembly protein, with protein MRIYAKDREYPKEYQEVLRELEKIIDPVTGGDILDSGVIAGLEVKEDTLKIWLNFESYAEYNITGNSAIAYSRIIGNIMERFALVKFANVYVYDLRNNIVGKFEKKE; from the coding sequence ATGAGAATTTATGCAAAGGATAGAGAGTATCCTAAGGAGTATCAAGAGGTCTTGAGGGAGCTAGAAAAGATAATTGACCCTGTGACTGGTGGTGATATACTGGATTCGGGGGTTATAGCAGGGCTTGAGGTTAAAGAGGATACACTAAAAATATGGCTCAACTTTGAGAGCTATGCTGAATACAACATTACGGGAAATTCTGCCATAGCATATTCGAGGATAATAGGCAATATAATGGAGCGCTTTGCGCTGGTGAAATTCGCTAATGTTTACGTTTACGATTTAAGGAACAATATTGTTGGAAAATTTGAAAAGAAGGAATGA
- a CDS encoding 50S ribosomal protein L44e, with protein sequence MKFPKQIRTYCPYCKKHTVHKVEKVKKRPRSELKQGQRRFRRIMKGYRGFPRPKPEGREKPVRKLDLRYRCTECGKAHIKGEGFRVKKFELVEV encoded by the coding sequence ATGAAGTTTCCAAAGCAAATAAGGACATACTGTCCATACTGTAAGAAGCACACTGTCCACAAGGTCGAGAAGGTTAAGAAGAGACCAAGGAGCGAGCTCAAGCAAGGTCAAAGAAGATTCAGGAGAATCATGAAGGGTTACAGAGGATTCCCAAGACCAAAGCCAGAAGGAAGAGAAAAGCCAGTCAGAAAGCTCGACTTGAGATACAGATGTACAGAGTGCGGTAAGGCCCACATAAAGGGAGAAGGATTTAGAGTTAAGAAGTTCGAGCTGGTGGAGGTGTGA
- a CDS encoding ferritin-like domain-containing protein, which translates to MNVSDREVFEIALNSEIKAKEAYEKMASLTRSEIIRNELLFLAKQEDEHRLIIERMMKKFGSGERKPVQIELKSISEFKVIAEKMKEIIEKPDLNLDEVYEIAMNAEKTSEALYRELAGYAANEETKLLLNMLADMEVAHYNILKRQYDYMMQYPDVYKGEFYEQLMKDINFNF; encoded by the coding sequence ATGAATGTGTCTGATAGAGAAGTTTTTGAAATTGCTTTAAACTCCGAGATTAAAGCAAAAGAAGCGTATGAAAAAATGGCATCGCTGACAAGGAGTGAGATTATTAGAAACGAGCTGCTCTTTTTAGCCAAACAGGAAGATGAACACAGGCTGATTATTGAGAGGATGATGAAAAAGTTTGGCTCAGGGGAAAGGAAGCCCGTCCAGATTGAACTTAAGAGCATAAGTGAGTTCAAAGTTATAGCCGAAAAAATGAAGGAAATAATTGAGAAGCCAGATCTAAATCTCGATGAGGTTTATGAAATTGCTATGAATGCCGAAAAGACAAGTGAAGCTCTTTATAGGGAGCTCGCTGGCTATGCTGCAAATGAAGAGACAAAGCTTCTCTTAAATATGCTTGCTGACATGGAGGTTGCGCATTACAATATTCTAAAGAGGCAGTACGACTATATGATGCAGTACCCCGATGTGTATAAAGGAGAGTTCTACGAGCAGCTTATGAAGGATATAAACTTCAACTTCTGA
- a CDS encoding RNA-protein complex protein Nop10, with protein MRWRIRKCPGCGRYSLKETCPVCGNETKIAHPPKFSPEDPYGEYRRRLKRELLGIGKVKA; from the coding sequence ATGAGATGGCGCATTAGAAAATGTCCAGGATGTGGGCGCTATAGTCTCAAGGAGACTTGTCCCGTTTGTGGTAACGAGACTAAAATAGCCCACCCTCCAAAGTTCTCTCCTGAAGACCCCTACGGAGAGTACAGGAGGCGGCTTAAGAGGGAACTTTTAGGCATAGGGAAGGTGAAAGCATGA
- a CDS encoding ferritin-like domain-containing protein produces the protein MESPLEQFMKRAEIEEKVKENLKRVTKLPFKDILSYTFKGEKDATAMYMFLYENVPMSYAKEKFEQFIEIEKSHDEKIYKIFKALFPTEEPREFDLKSWSRIFIEREHKLKTVRDYLKVLEIAMEAERLSEEVYMFLKKHVNDPDHKKIFLELAHDEREHYNFVAKEYDFYSKVEAEKELQELIRELIKDREAQSKTKAEL, from the coding sequence ATGGAGAGTCCATTGGAGCAATTTATGAAAAGAGCTGAGATTGAAGAAAAAGTGAAAGAAAACTTGAAGAGAGTGACCAAATTGCCTTTTAAAGACATCCTCAGCTATACCTTCAAAGGCGAGAAGGATGCAACAGCAATGTATATGTTTCTTTATGAAAATGTGCCAATGTCATATGCAAAAGAAAAGTTTGAACAATTTATTGAAATTGAAAAATCCCACGATGAAAAGATTTACAAAATATTCAAAGCCCTCTTCCCAACTGAAGAGCCGAGAGAGTTTGATCTTAAGAGCTGGAGCAGGATTTTCATAGAGCGAGAACATAAGCTTAAGACGGTAAGAGATTACCTTAAAGTTCTCGAGATAGCAATGGAAGCGGAGAGGCTGTCTGAGGAGGTTTATATGTTCTTAAAGAAACACGTTAACGATCCAGACCACAAAAAGATTTTCCTAGAGCTTGCCCATGACGAGAGAGAACATTATAATTTCGTTGCAAAAGAGTACGATTTCTATTCAAAGGTTGAGGCTGAAAAGGAGTTACAAGAGTTAATAAGGGAGCTAATAAAAGATAGGGAAGCTCAATCCAAAACTAAAGCTGAATTATAA
- a CDS encoding GNAT family N-acetyltransferase, producing the protein MEIVKVERPIELKDELLKFVFRVYQGTKGGYPALEWVKKKPDLNDFEGFKKVYEPFLEFRLSEEFDELYLGYENGKIIGTIALVYNFAGKEMHWVPENLRNEKVGLLEFFMVDPEYKGKGYGSKLLEFAIERLKELKKEAYLITFKHLEAYQYYLRKGFREIQEYKEFVVLKFSKK; encoded by the coding sequence ATGGAGATTGTAAAGGTTGAAAGGCCTATTGAACTGAAGGACGAGCTCTTAAAGTTTGTCTTTAGAGTTTACCAAGGCACTAAAGGAGGTTATCCTGCACTGGAATGGGTGAAAAAGAAGCCGGATTTAAATGATTTTGAAGGGTTTAAGAAAGTGTATGAACCTTTTTTGGAATTCAGGCTCAGCGAAGAATTTGACGAGCTTTATTTGGGTTATGAGAATGGTAAAATAATTGGAACAATTGCATTGGTTTACAACTTTGCTGGCAAAGAAATGCATTGGGTTCCTGAGAACCTCAGGAATGAAAAAGTAGGTTTACTCGAATTTTTCATGGTTGATCCCGAGTATAAAGGGAAAGGTTACGGCTCAAAACTTTTGGAATTCGCTATAGAAAGACTTAAAGAGCTCAAAAAGGAAGCGTATTTAATAACATTCAAGCATTTGGAAGCGTATCAGTATTATCTCAGAAAAGGATTTAGAGAAATTCAGGAGTACAAGGAGTTTGTAGTTTTGAAGTTTAGCAAAAAGTAA
- a CDS encoding ferritin family protein, translated as MVEVDRGLPLEKIEEFSLEELLGMAIKAEIGAAKFYESLAENIDIEVLKEKIRFLAKEEKKHEAFLRKMYRETFPDKEIIFPKEHIGPELQPVARKLEEIEDVIDLYRWAMEAEKIANEFYLKLEDRVDDEKTKRILRSLANMESAHYFTLKADYELLLDWEMYSQMMHIGP; from the coding sequence ATGGTCGAAGTTGATAGGGGCTTGCCCCTTGAAAAAATTGAAGAATTTTCTTTGGAGGAGCTTTTGGGAATGGCAATTAAGGCCGAGATTGGGGCTGCAAAGTTCTATGAAAGCCTGGCGGAGAACATTGATATAGAAGTGTTAAAGGAAAAGATTAGATTTTTGGCGAAGGAAGAGAAGAAACATGAGGCTTTTTTGAGGAAGATGTACCGCGAGACATTTCCTGATAAAGAGATTATTTTTCCAAAAGAGCATATAGGTCCAGAGCTCCAACCTGTTGCTAGGAAGCTTGAGGAGATTGAGGATGTAATAGACTTATACAGATGGGCAATGGAAGCCGAAAAAATTGCCAACGAGTTCTATCTAAAATTGGAAGATAGAGTAGATGATGAAAAGACAAAGAGAATTCTCCGCTCCTTAGCAAATATGGAAAGTGCACACTACTTTACTCTAAAGGCAGACTATGAACTTTTGCTTGATTGGGAGATGTACTCTCAAATGATGCACATAGGTCCTTAA
- a CDS encoding ferritin family protein, protein MSELEALATALKVEKAELMFYIDMAKKAKDEKAKKMFLFLAREEAEHWDIFEERLIEKMTEKCKHPHVNKEVLEKLTPKYEGEISEVKAVEIGMKQEKLTWEFYEKAAEEAEDEKVKHIFRELAKVEEAHYELLKAQYDSISKTGIWMDYQDFSLEVD, encoded by the coding sequence ATTAGCGAACTCGAGGCTTTGGCCACTGCTCTAAAAGTTGAAAAAGCTGAACTTATGTTCTATATTGACATGGCAAAAAAAGCCAAAGACGAGAAAGCAAAAAAGATGTTCCTATTTTTAGCGAGAGAAGAGGCCGAGCATTGGGATATTTTTGAAGAGAGACTTATTGAAAAAATGACTGAGAAGTGTAAACACCCTCACGTTAACAAAGAGGTTCTTGAAAAACTGACACCAAAATATGAAGGAGAAATAAGTGAAGTTAAGGCTGTTGAGATTGGTATGAAGCAGGAAAAGCTTACTTGGGAGTTTTATGAGAAAGCAGCAGAGGAAGCTGAGGATGAAAAGGTCAAACACATTTTTAGAGAGTTAGCTAAGGTTGAAGAAGCACATTATGAGCTGCTTAAGGCCCAGTACGACTCAATATCAAAGACTGGCATTTGGATGGATTACCAAGATTTTAGCCTTGAAGTTGATTGA
- a CDS encoding helix-turn-helix domain-containing protein has protein sequence MDAKEMVFEIMKKAGKPLKSAEIAELAGLPKKDVDKAIKALKKEGKITSPKRCYYAPVE, from the coding sequence ATGGACGCTAAAGAAATGGTTTTTGAAATTATGAAGAAGGCTGGAAAGCCATTAAAGAGTGCAGAGATAGCTGAATTGGCAGGTCTTCCGAAAAAAGATGTTGATAAAGCAATTAAAGCTCTGAAAAAAGAGGGAAAAATAACTTCTCCAAAGCGGTGCTACTACGCACCGGTTGAATGA
- a CDS encoding translation initiation factor IF-2 subunit alpha, translating to MPRKSREYPEEGEFVIATVKNIQNYGAFLSLDEYPGKEGFMHISEVAPTWVRNIRDYIKEGQKIVAKVIRVDPSRGHIDLSLKRVNQQQRKAKIQEYKRAQKAEKLLEMVAERIGKDFENAWKEVWVPLEEEYGEVYAAFEDAAQNGKEVLEDLIPKEWLDPLYEVIASYVEVPRVTIDAELEITVPTPNGVEVIREALIRARNRINEIEEVDAKITYVGSPRYRIDITAPDYVTAEKAMEDIASEILGVIKKAGGEATFIRKEKRIKKIKRREA from the coding sequence ATGCCGAGGAAAAGTAGAGAGTATCCCGAAGAGGGAGAATTTGTTATTGCAACTGTTAAGAACATCCAAAACTACGGTGCATTCCTATCATTGGATGAATATCCCGGGAAAGAGGGATTCATGCACATAAGCGAAGTTGCTCCTACATGGGTTAGGAACATCAGGGATTACATAAAAGAAGGACAAAAAATTGTAGCTAAGGTCATTAGGGTTGACCCGTCGAGGGGCCACATTGATTTGAGCCTTAAGCGTGTAAATCAGCAGCAGAGAAAGGCTAAGATACAGGAGTATAAGAGAGCACAAAAAGCGGAGAAGCTCTTAGAGATGGTGGCTGAGAGAATTGGAAAAGACTTCGAGAATGCTTGGAAGGAAGTTTGGGTTCCTCTTGAGGAGGAGTATGGCGAAGTTTACGCAGCCTTTGAAGACGCTGCTCAAAATGGAAAAGAAGTTCTTGAGGATTTGATACCAAAGGAGTGGCTTGACCCATTGTATGAGGTTATAGCGAGCTATGTTGAGGTTCCGAGGGTTACAATTGATGCGGAGCTTGAAATAACCGTGCCAACTCCAAACGGTGTAGAAGTGATTAGAGAGGCATTGATTAGGGCAAGGAACAGGATAAATGAAATTGAGGAAGTTGATGCGAAAATAACCTATGTAGGATCACCAAGATATAGAATTGACATTACAGCTCCGGATTATGTAACGGCTGAAAAGGCTATGGAGGACATAGCGAGTGAGATTCTAGGTGTCATAAAGAAAGCTGGTGGAGAGGCAACGTTCATTAGGAAGGAGAAGAGGATAAAGAAGATAAAGAGGAGAGAAGCATGA
- a CDS encoding 30S ribosomal protein S27e: MELPKGLIPMPSSRFIKVKCIDCGNEQIVFNKPATKVRCHVCGATLVEPTGGKGIIKAKIVEVLE, encoded by the coding sequence ATGGAGCTTCCAAAGGGATTAATTCCAATGCCAAGCTCAAGGTTCATAAAAGTCAAGTGCATTGACTGCGGAAACGAGCAAATAGTCTTCAACAAGCCAGCCACAAAGGTTAGGTGCCACGTTTGTGGGGCTACTTTGGTTGAGCCAACAGGTGGTAAGGGAATCATCAAAGCCAAGATCGTTGAAGTCTTGGAGTGA
- a CDS encoding VIT1/CCC1 transporter family protein, which yields MEDIVKLARQFYEDEYSDSVLYAQLARTEQDEKLREEFLRLSHIESKHAKFWHDFLLRRGVEVPKVKVGKMKLFAVKTLRRILGPGAVASLLEMGENSAIQKYFKFLTGYELGKDEKEEISKVILDELEHERFFYESKKRFHVENIRDFVLGMNDGLVEILGAVTGLSAVYMYNPRIVGISGLIVGVAGALSMAIGSFISVRSQRQVNESLKQRMEVLFRVSPERAKDELMGKLLESGMPKEIAEEAAEKLSTKEEALIKLLIHEEDENEIRAALYTGLAYLMGVAFPVLPYFIATSSLRALPFSVLLAGTALAVVATMISILSGISIRKKVFEMVSTGLGAAFVSYLFGRLMEAIFNISAI from the coding sequence ATGGAGGACATAGTAAAGCTTGCAAGACAATTTTACGAGGATGAGTACTCCGATTCTGTTTTGTATGCCCAGCTTGCAAGAACTGAGCAAGATGAAAAGTTGAGAGAGGAATTTCTGAGACTTTCACATATCGAATCAAAGCATGCTAAGTTCTGGCACGACTTTTTATTGCGAAGAGGCGTTGAGGTTCCAAAGGTTAAAGTCGGGAAGATGAAACTTTTTGCGGTTAAAACACTAAGGAGAATTTTAGGGCCTGGAGCAGTGGCCTCTCTTCTGGAAATGGGAGAGAATTCTGCTATCCAGAAGTACTTTAAGTTCTTAACTGGTTATGAGTTAGGTAAAGATGAAAAAGAGGAAATTTCTAAGGTTATACTTGATGAGCTCGAGCATGAGCGCTTTTTTTATGAGAGCAAAAAGAGGTTTCATGTTGAGAATATTAGAGACTTTGTCTTAGGAATGAACGATGGCTTAGTTGAGATACTTGGTGCTGTAACAGGTTTATCCGCTGTTTATATGTATAATCCACGGATAGTTGGAATAAGCGGCCTTATAGTGGGTGTAGCTGGAGCTTTGTCCATGGCAATTGGTTCCTTTATTTCAGTTCGCTCTCAAAGGCAAGTTAATGAAAGTCTAAAGCAGAGGATGGAGGTTCTCTTTAGGGTTTCTCCCGAGAGAGCTAAAGATGAACTCATGGGGAAGCTCTTAGAAAGCGGAATGCCTAAGGAAATAGCGGAAGAAGCTGCGGAAAAGCTTTCAACCAAAGAAGAGGCCTTAATAAAGCTGTTGATACATGAAGAGGACGAAAACGAGATTAGAGCTGCCCTATATACGGGGTTGGCATATTTAATGGGCGTTGCCTTTCCAGTGCTTCCCTACTTCATAGCAACATCTTCACTAAGGGCGCTCCCCTTTTCAGTCCTCTTAGCTGGAACTGCTTTAGCGGTAGTTGCGACGATGATTTCAATCCTTTCGGGAATTTCAATTAGAAAGAAGGTGTTTGAGATGGTCTCAACAGGGTTAGGAGCTGCTTTTGTGTCCTACCTCTTTGGCCGGCTCATGGAAGCAATCTTCAACATCTCTGCCATTTAG
- a CDS encoding RAD55 family ATPase, which produces MKRVSTGVKGLDKMLMGGLIPGRAYLIKGSPGSGKTTLAMHFLMEGVRNGENVLYITLEEPLELIKVDMEKLGFDMENPKLKTIDATPIGEKTYFFQDTFYEDFGKSFEKLTRAIEEQLTIENYTRIVIDPVTMLKLTIPNELEYRRVFISFLKNLAGQKATVLLISEIGNASIEDYLVSGVIELRSLDVRGKTIRGVKITKFRGSMFDEQMRPYKITKKGIKVYSEEIVFQEG; this is translated from the coding sequence ATGAAACGTGTATCAACTGGCGTGAAGGGTTTGGATAAAATGCTGATGGGAGGTTTAATTCCCGGGAGGGCATACCTTATTAAAGGAAGTCCCGGGAGCGGAAAAACCACTCTTGCTATGCACTTTCTTATGGAAGGAGTGAGAAATGGAGAGAATGTTTTATATATAACCCTCGAGGAACCCCTTGAGTTAATTAAAGTGGACATGGAAAAGCTCGGTTTTGATATGGAGAATCCTAAGTTGAAGACAATCGATGCGACTCCTATAGGAGAGAAAACTTACTTCTTCCAAGACACCTTTTATGAGGACTTTGGAAAGAGCTTTGAAAAGCTCACTCGAGCAATTGAAGAGCAGCTGACGATAGAAAACTATACGAGAATTGTGATTGACCCGGTAACTATGCTCAAGCTCACAATCCCCAATGAACTTGAATATAGGAGGGTGTTTATCTCATTTTTGAAGAATCTTGCAGGTCAAAAAGCTACAGTGCTCTTAATATCTGAGATAGGAAACGCCAGCATAGAAGACTATCTCGTAAGCGGCGTGATAGAGCTCAGGAGCTTGGATGTTAGGGGAAAGACCATTAGAGGCGTCAAAATAACAAAATTTAGGGGGAGTATGTTTGACGAACAGATGAGACCGTATAAGATTACTAAAAAAGGGATTAAAGTTTATAGTGAAGAGATTGTATTTCAAGAGGGATAG
- the gapN gene encoding NADP-dependent glyceraldehyde-3-phosphate dehydrogenase, producing the protein MLIKSEIFKEIYEIGDDGIPEFKAYLAGQWVFGERLTDITSPIDGRIIARVSRLSREQIEKVITTVYEKGKEEIRNYPGEKRIESFLRAAELMREAFDDFVNVLILDAGKPKGNAKGETKATIERLEKTTVESRRMLGDYIPGDWSEETLESEGIVKREPYGVILAISPFNYPLFISATKIIPALLSGNAVILKPASADPIAPLLFTRILELAGFPKESFATLTISGGETNTLVADRRIRAITFTGSTEVGLQVLKTGGIKAYHMELGGKDPAIVLADADLEMTIEKLIKGMVSYSGQRCDAIRLILVEEEIYDELKKRLADELKKIEPKNPLKDENAVMGPLIDEKSAKYIEEVYKDAVENGAKPLVELKRNGNYVSPALLEVNKNILQGLRAFQEDVFGPLTLLIKVKDEDEAVEIANSSRFGLDGAVFTECEMRARKVARKLEVGAVFINEFPRHGIGYYPFGGMKDSGMGREGIGYSIGQLTTTKTIVKNYKGYGVWEYL; encoded by the coding sequence ATGCTGATAAAAAGTGAAATTTTTAAAGAAATTTATGAGATTGGAGACGATGGTATCCCAGAGTTTAAAGCATATTTGGCTGGCCAATGGGTCTTTGGGGAGAGACTTACGGATATTACAAGCCCAATCGACGGAAGAATAATTGCAAGAGTTTCAAGATTAAGCAGAGAGCAAATTGAAAAAGTCATCACAACAGTCTATGAAAAAGGAAAAGAAGAAATTAGGAACTATCCTGGAGAAAAAAGAATTGAAAGCTTTCTTAGGGCTGCTGAACTTATGAGAGAGGCTTTTGATGATTTCGTTAATGTCCTAATCTTAGATGCAGGAAAACCAAAGGGAAATGCTAAAGGTGAAACTAAAGCCACAATTGAGCGCTTGGAAAAAACTACTGTAGAATCAAGGAGGATGCTGGGGGATTACATACCCGGTGACTGGAGTGAGGAAACTCTTGAGAGTGAAGGCATAGTTAAGAGGGAGCCGTATGGTGTCATCTTGGCAATTAGTCCCTTCAATTATCCTCTCTTCATCTCGGCAACGAAGATAATTCCCGCTCTTTTAAGTGGAAATGCTGTAATTTTGAAGCCTGCATCAGCTGATCCGATTGCGCCTCTTTTGTTTACGAGAATACTTGAGTTAGCAGGATTCCCAAAAGAGAGCTTTGCAACGCTAACTATAAGTGGGGGAGAGACAAATACCTTGGTTGCAGATAGAAGAATAAGGGCAATAACCTTCACTGGAAGCACGGAAGTTGGGCTTCAAGTACTAAAAACTGGAGGAATAAAAGCTTACCACATGGAGCTTGGAGGTAAAGACCCTGCCATAGTATTGGCTGATGCAGACTTAGAAATGACCATTGAAAAGCTCATAAAAGGCATGGTAAGTTATTCTGGGCAGAGATGTGACGCTATAAGGCTGATTTTGGTGGAAGAGGAGATATATGATGAGCTGAAGAAACGGTTAGCTGATGAGCTCAAAAAGATTGAGCCGAAGAATCCTCTTAAGGATGAAAATGCCGTTATGGGGCCATTGATTGACGAGAAAAGTGCAAAGTATATTGAGGAAGTTTACAAAGATGCTGTGGAAAATGGTGCAAAGCCTCTCGTTGAGCTTAAGCGCAATGGGAATTATGTATCTCCGGCTTTGCTTGAGGTTAACAAAAATATATTGCAGGGTTTGAGGGCATTTCAGGAGGATGTTTTTGGGCCTTTAACGCTTTTAATCAAAGTTAAAGACGAAGATGAAGCTGTGGAGATAGCGAATTCTTCAAGGTTTGGTCTGGATGGAGCTGTTTTTACTGAGTGCGAAATGAGGGCGAGGAAAGTTGCGAGGAAGTTGGAGGTTGGAGCTGTCTTTATAAACGAATTCCCAAGACATGGAATAGGATATTATCCCTTCGGAGGAATGAAGGACAGTGGAATGGGAAGAGAGGGGATAGGATATTCAATTGGGCAGCTAACGACGACTAAAACGATAGTCAAGAACTACAAGGGTTATGGTGTCTGGGAGTATTTGTGA